The Mycolicibacterium duvalii DNA window CGTCCATCCGCAGCAGGTCAGCCGACTGCCGGCGCTTTTCGATAGCGTCGACAGTACTGGCTGTCGACACCTGCGCGCGGGGACGTGGCTCACGACGAAGTGACCGTCGCCGTCACCGGTGAGGTCGATGCGGCCAACGCGAAACGGTTCGCACACACGGTCCGCGAGGCGGCCGGTGTGTGCGCCAGCCTGGTCCTCGACCTCACCGAGGTGCACTTCATGGCCTTCGACGGCGCGTCGGCGCTGTATGCCCTCAGCGCCCACCTCGGCCGGGAGGGCGTCGCTTGGTGTGTGGTCGGAAG harbors:
- a CDS encoding STAS domain-containing protein, with amino-acid sequence MAHDEVTVAVTGEVDAANAKRFAHTVREAAGVCASLVLDLTEVHFMAFDGASALYALSAHLGREGVAWCVVGSPSVRRVLQLCDPEGLIPVADVASLRGAEPA